In one window of Pseudomonas putida DNA:
- a CDS encoding YebG family protein: MAVEVVYRSSRDPERLFMDKAEADRHDKMLELAERLAEVLQKAVPSLSEQQVEEAGIYMAKNRDVFARAFKSQPDALAELLEGEAAE; encoded by the coding sequence ATGGCCGTCGAAGTGGTGTACCGCAGCAGCCGCGACCCGGAGCGCTTGTTCATGGATAAGGCCGAAGCAGACCGTCACGACAAGATGCTCGAGCTGGCCGAACGGCTGGCCGAAGTACTGCAAAAGGCCGTGCCGTCGCTGAGCGAGCAGCAAGTCGAAGAAGCGGGCATCTACATGGCCAAAAACCGCGACGTGTTCGCCCGGGCATTCAAGAGCCAGCCCGATGCGCTGGCTGAACTGCTCGAAGGCGAGGCAGCGGAATAA
- a CDS encoding Leu/Phe/Val dehydrogenase has translation MFALMQSTRTQSLHLWNDPATGLKAVVAIHSEQLGPAMGGCRYLPYADDESAMSDAIHLAQGMSYKAALAGLAMGGGKAVIVRNPHVENRAALFEAFGRFVDSLQGRFITAVDSGTSTLDMDCIAQSTPHVISTTASGDPSPHAAMGVFAGIRATSMARLGSDNLEGLRVAVQGLGNVGYALAEQLHAAGAELLVSDLDPGRVRLAVEQFGAHPVTNDALISTPCDIFAPCGVGPVLNGQSVMKLRCAAVAGAANHQLTTLQVADQLESRGILYAPDYVINAGGLIYVALTHRGADLSTITAHLARIPTRLTEVFAHAQAEKRSPARVAQMLAERLLYG, from the coding sequence ATGTTCGCGCTCATGCAAAGCACCCGTACCCAGTCCCTGCACCTGTGGAACGACCCCGCCACTGGCTTGAAAGCCGTGGTGGCGATTCATAGCGAGCAATTGGGGCCAGCCATGGGGGGCTGTCGCTACCTGCCGTACGCCGACGATGAAAGTGCGATGAGCGATGCCATTCATCTGGCCCAAGGCATGAGCTACAAGGCTGCCCTGGCCGGGCTGGCGATGGGCGGTGGCAAGGCGGTGATCGTGCGCAACCCCCATGTGGAAAACCGCGCGGCGCTGTTCGAGGCGTTCGGGCGTTTCGTCGACAGCCTGCAAGGGCGTTTCATCACTGCCGTGGACAGCGGCACCTCGACGCTGGACATGGACTGCATCGCCCAGTCCACCCCTCATGTCATCAGCACCACCGCCTCGGGCGATCCCTCGCCGCACGCGGCCATGGGCGTGTTCGCCGGTATTCGCGCCACCTCGATGGCACGGCTGGGTAGCGACAATCTCGAAGGGTTGCGCGTGGCAGTGCAAGGGCTGGGCAATGTGGGTTATGCACTGGCCGAGCAGTTGCATGCGGCAGGGGCGGAGTTGCTGGTCAGCGACCTCGACCCGGGGCGGGTGAGGCTGGCGGTGGAGCAGTTCGGGGCACATCCGGTGACCAACGATGCGCTGATCAGCACGCCCTGCGATATCTTCGCGCCCTGTGGGGTAGGGCCGGTGCTCAACGGCCAGAGCGTGATGAAGTTGCGTTGCGCGGCGGTGGCCGGCGCCGCCAATCATCAGTTGACCACCTTGCAGGTGGCCGATCAGCTCGAGAGCCGCGGGATTCTGTATGCCCCGGACTACGTGATCAATGCCGGTGGGCTGATCTACGTGGCGTTGACTCACCGAGGCGCTGACCTGAGCACCATCACCGCGCATCTGGCGCGTATCCCTACGCGTCTGACCGAGGTATTCGCCCATGCCCAGGCCGAGAAGCGCTCGCCTGCGCGTGTGGCGCAGATGCTGGCGGAGCGGCTGTTGTACGGTTGA
- a CDS encoding fatty acid desaturase, protein MPHYLDDAQREDVQHLQCTFTGRTEWPTWLLLAMVYGGWTALLPLSHALGVWPTTLLLIPLLVLWLSLQHELLHGHPTRFPWLNKLLGYAPFALWYPYTLYRDSHLIHHRDHDLTLPGLDPESRYLSDRHWQRSTRWHRGVLWLGKTVPGRVLVGAPLGLFGLARKELARLGRGDRQAWLMWLTHGLCSVLLMMLVARFSALSVLHYVFLVSVPAVGLAMLRSFYEHRPHPLPEQRTVINEAGRLWSLLFLNNNLHLVHHDLPGLPWYFIPRVYQRHRAQWLLRSGHFLVPGYGALLRRHGLAPIDSPRHPFA, encoded by the coding sequence ATGCCCCATTACCTCGACGATGCCCAGCGCGAAGACGTGCAGCATCTTCAATGCACTTTCACCGGCCGTACCGAATGGCCGACCTGGCTGTTGCTGGCGATGGTCTATGGCGGCTGGACGGCGCTGCTGCCGCTCAGCCATGCGCTGGGCGTGTGGCCGACCACCCTGTTGCTGATCCCGCTGCTGGTGCTGTGGCTGTCGTTGCAGCACGAGTTGCTGCACGGGCACCCGACCCGTTTTCCCTGGCTGAACAAGTTGCTCGGCTACGCGCCCTTTGCCCTCTGGTATCCCTACACCCTGTATCGCGACAGCCACCTGATTCATCACCGCGATCACGACCTCACCTTGCCAGGCCTGGATCCTGAAAGCCGCTACCTGAGCGACCGGCACTGGCAGCGCAGCACCCGGTGGCACAGAGGGGTGCTGTGGCTGGGCAAGACGGTCCCCGGACGTGTGCTGGTCGGCGCGCCGCTGGGTCTGTTCGGGCTGGCCCGGAAGGAGCTGGCGCGGCTGGGGCGCGGTGATCGCCAGGCCTGGCTGATGTGGTTGACCCACGGCCTGTGCAGCGTATTGCTGATGATGTTGGTTGCGCGGTTCAGCGCACTGTCGGTGCTGCACTACGTGTTCCTGGTCAGCGTGCCGGCCGTTGGCCTGGCGATGCTGCGTTCGTTCTACGAGCATCGGCCGCACCCGCTGCCTGAGCAGCGCACGGTGATCAACGAGGCTGGGCGCCTCTGGTCGCTGCTGTTCCTGAACAACAACCTGCACCTGGTGCACCACGATCTTCCGGGCCTGCCCTGGTACTTCATCCCGCGTGTCTACCAGCGTCACCGCGCGCAATGGCTGCTGCGCAGCGGGCACTTCCTGGTGCCGGGCTATGGGGCGCTGCTGCGTCGCCACGGCCTTGCGCCGATCGACAGCCCACGTCACCCCTTCGCCTGA
- a CDS encoding phosphate/phosphite/phosphonate ABC transporter substrate-binding protein: protein MTQGFVDLSMYVAPERINQASAAWLQRILLLLDARGEAVGTQPLLQVWRSPQLLLSQTCGYPLMTALRGHVRVVGQPRYRLPYVREGQHCSLLLVREDDPRQDLAAFFDSHGLVNGPDSNSGMNLLRHALAPLQREGRFFSQVSHTGGHRNSMRALREGQGDLAAIDSVTYGYLARDHSEEVEGLRILGQTAWGPSLPYITAGWRSAEEAEWIRHAMNQALAELPAVAEALAIDRVLPAATNDYQVLLDYEHEAKRLGLVTLE, encoded by the coding sequence ATGACCCAGGGATTCGTCGACCTGTCGATGTACGTCGCCCCCGAGCGCATCAACCAGGCCAGCGCGGCCTGGCTGCAACGCATTCTGTTGCTGCTCGATGCGCGGGGTGAAGCGGTGGGTACGCAGCCGTTGCTGCAGGTCTGGCGCTCGCCGCAACTGCTGCTCAGCCAGACCTGCGGCTACCCGTTGATGACCGCGCTGCGTGGGCACGTACGAGTGGTCGGGCAGCCACGCTATCGCCTGCCATATGTGCGCGAAGGTCAGCACTGCAGCCTGCTGCTGGTGCGCGAGGATGATCCGCGCCAGGACCTGGCGGCGTTCTTCGACAGCCACGGGCTGGTCAACGGCCCGGACTCCAACTCCGGCATGAATCTGCTGCGCCACGCGCTGGCACCCTTGCAGCGTGAAGGGCGGTTTTTCTCGCAGGTCAGCCATACCGGTGGGCACCGCAACAGCATGCGCGCCCTGCGCGAGGGCCAAGGCGATCTGGCGGCCATCGACAGCGTCACCTACGGCTACCTGGCGCGCGATCACAGTGAGGAGGTCGAGGGCCTGCGCATCCTCGGCCAGACCGCCTGGGGGCCGAGCCTGCCGTACATCACTGCCGGTTGGCGCAGTGCCGAAGAGGCCGAGTGGATTCGCCACGCGATGAACCAGGCCCTGGCCGAGTTGCCGGCGGTGGCCGAGGCCCTGGCCATCGATCGGGTGCTACCGGCCGCGACGAACGATTACCAAGTGCTGCTGGATTACGAGCACGAAGCGAAGCGGCTTGGTTTAGTCACTCTCGAATAA
- a CDS encoding phosphate-starvation-inducible protein PsiE, which yields MKSKWPEKLRKGLHAPADALGNLFVESFHYLALFGIGAITAYAAVATFIEMLEKGGISVDDILLLFIYLELGAMVGIYFKTNHMPIRFLLYVAITALTRLLIGDVSHHKAPDVGLLYVCGGILLLAFAILVVRFASYRYPSTRAIDANGKDMDDGKV from the coding sequence GTGAAATCCAAATGGCCAGAAAAGCTGCGCAAGGGCCTGCATGCGCCCGCCGACGCATTGGGAAATCTGTTCGTCGAGTCGTTCCATTACCTGGCCCTGTTCGGCATCGGTGCGATCACGGCCTATGCCGCCGTGGCGACCTTCATCGAGATGCTGGAGAAGGGTGGCATCAGCGTCGATGACATCCTGCTGCTGTTCATCTACCTCGAGCTGGGAGCCATGGTGGGGATCTACTTCAAGACCAACCACATGCCGATCCGCTTTCTGCTGTACGTGGCGATCACCGCGCTGACACGCTTGCTGATCGGCGATGTCTCGCACCACAAGGCGCCGGATGTTGGCTTGCTGTACGTGTGTGGCGGCATCCTGCTGCTGGCCTTCGCGATCCTGGTGGTGCGCTTTGCCTCGTACCGCTACCCGTCGACACGGGCGATCGATGCCAACGGCAAGGATATGGACGACGGCAAGGTCTGA